A part of Astyanax mexicanus isolate ESR-SI-001 chromosome 2, AstMex3_surface, whole genome shotgun sequence genomic DNA contains:
- the LOC103031822 gene encoding protocadherin alpha-C2 isoform X9, which produces MGNLTKAQLPRYVTFFLFFFVFLNGANAVTHYSIPEEMEEGSVVANLATDLGLDVKTLSRRKMRLDIISSKKYLDVNKETGELYILEKMDREYLCISKTATTCFIKMEVILEDPVRIFNIEIEIVDINDNAPQFRRDSIHLDISESTSAGERFSLSNAVDPDIGANSIKTYFLSESEYFDIEIQTGRDSSKFADLILRRALDRETQAIHNLILTAVDGGVPARSGTASIIVRVLDTNDNAPKFDKETFKINLMENSPIGSLVVKLNATDLDEGLNSDIVYSFSLYTSEKTQETFSLNHDNGEIRVKDIINYEDFRIYDMEVIATDKGANSLSGQCKVTILITDMNDNHPEISIKSFKSPVKEDIAVGTVIAVVSVSDKDSGENGQIDVYISDKLPFILRESSDNYYELVVSEPLDREKVPEYDITFTVTDRGTPPLSDNETMTLELLDVNDNVPQFSQSFYTIQVKENNAPGELLSSLTAHDPDLHENQYLVYFIIEKEIVNTSMSMLFSINPENGNLYALKTFDYEIEKEFLFHIEARDSGVPPLSSNVTVHIIIMDQNDNTPLIVSPWRAHGSVVEEKIPRSTDKGTLIAKVIAIDTDSVHNSRITYQFLQNTDATLFSLDQYNGEIRTMRMFSYRDSRHQRLVVIAKDNGEPSLSATVTIKLSTVETALKTYADMTEIPEYDIFSDLNLYLVIGLGSVSFLLLITILVTIVLKCQKPKPSKAGPPCRNSVISERNSTIADSTLVSNDAYWYSLFLAETRKGKLVVRQPVPKGSRYIVSSLPRSTGLTETSDSAASTLQASTTTSSSSS; this is translated from the exons ATGGGGAACTTAACGAAGGCACAGCTACCGAGGTACGTGacgttctttctttttttctttgttttcttaaaCGGAGCAAACGCCGTGACACACTATTCAATCCCCGAAGAAATGGAAGAAGGATCTGTAGTGGCAAATTTAGCTACAGATTTGGGACTGGATGTTAAAACACTGAGCAGAAGAAAAATGAGGTTAGATATTATTTCAAGTAAGAAGTATCTTGACGTGAACAAAGAAACTGGTGAGCTTTACATTTTGGAGAAAATGGATAGAGAGTATCTTTGCATTTCAAAAACAGCAACAACATGCTTCATTAAAATGGAAGTAATACTTGAAGATCCCGTACGGATATTTAACATCGAAATAGAAATTGTGGATATAAACGATAACGCACCTCAGTTTCGTAGGGATTCAATTCATTTGGATATATCCGAGTCCACCTCCGCGGGTGAGCGTTTCTCTCTCAGTAATGCAGTTGACCCGGACATAGGGGCAAACTCAATTAAAACCTATTTTCTTAGTGAGAGCGAGTATTTTGACATAGAAATACAAACCGGTAGAGACAGTTCAAAATTTGCTGATTTAATTCTTAGACGAGCTTTGGATAGAGAAACACAAGCCATTCACAATTTGATCCTCACTGCAGTGGACGGCGGAGTCCCTGCGCGTTCCGGCACGGCAAGCATTATTGTACGCGTTTTGGACACCAATGACAACGCCCCGAAATTCGACAAAGAAACTTTTAAGATAAATTTAATGGAAAACTCCCCAATTGGAAGCCTCGTTGTAAAGTTAAACGCCACGGATCTGGATGAAGGATTAAATTCAGACATAGTTTACTCGTTTAGCCTTTACACATCAGAAAAAACACAAGAGACGTTTAGTTTAAACCACGATAATGGCGAAATTAGAGTAAAAGATATTATTAACTATGAAGATTTTAGGATTTATGACATGGAGGTAATCGCAACAGATAAAGGAGCTAATAGTCTCTCTGGGCAATGTAAAGTAACCATTTTAATCACAGATATGAATGATAACCATCCTGAAATTTCAATTAAATCATTCAAAAGTCCTGTAAAAGAGGACATAGCTGTCGGCACAGTCATTGCAGTTGTCAGTGTAAGTGATAAAGATTCAGGTGAAAATGGTCAAATAGATGTTTATATATCTGATAAGCTGCCATTTATTCTCAGAGAGTCTTCTGATAATTATTATGAGCTTGTAGTGTCAGAACCGTTAGACCGTGAAAAAGTTCCAGAATATGACATCACATTTACCGTCACTGACAGAGGAACTCCTCCGTTATCTGATAATGAAACCATGACTCTAGAACTACTGGACGTGAACGACAACGTTCCTCAGTTTTCACAATCATTCTACACCATTCAGGTGAAGGAAAATAACGCACCAGGAGAACTACTGAGCTCCCTCACAGCACATGACCCAGACCTCCATGAAAACCAGTATCTAGTTTATTTCATCATAGAAAAAGAAATAGTGAACAC CTCCATGTCCATgctgttctccataaatccagagAATGGAAACCTTTATGCACTAAAGACGTTtgattatgagatagaaaaggagTTCCTTTTCCACATCGAGGCCAGAGACTCTGGTGTTCCTCCGCTCAGCAGCAACGTGACCGTTCACATCATTATAATGGACCAGAACGACAACACACCACTTATAGTGTCTCCATGGCGCGCGCACGGCtcagtggtggaggagaaaatcCCCAGATCCACCGATAAAGGAACTCTGATAGCCAAAGTGATCGCTATTGACACTGACTCAGTGCACAACTCCCGGATCACGTACCAGTTCCTTCAAAACACTGATGCTACTTTATTCAGCTTGGACCAGTACAATGGAGAAATTCGGACCATGAGGATGTTCAGTTACAGAGACTCTCGCCACCAGCGGCTGGTGGTGATCGCCAAGGACAACGGAGAGCCCTCGCTCTCTGCTACAGTCACCATCAAACTGTCCACGGTGGAGACCGCGCTCAAAACCTACGCGGATATGACTGAAATTCCTGAATATGACATATTTTCAGACTTGAATCTGTATCTGGTGATCGGATTGGGCTCTGTGTCATTTCTTTTACTCATCACCATACTGGTGACCATCGTGCTGAAGTGTCAGAAACCTAAACCCAGCAAAGCAGGTCCCCCCTGTAGGAACAGTGTGATCAGTGAGAGGAACTCTACTATCGCTGATTCCACCCTGGTCTCCAACGATGCCTACTGGTACAGTTTGTTTCTGGCAGAGACGAGGAAAGGAAAGCTGGTAGTTAGGCAGCCTGTGCCAAAGGGGTCGAGATACATTGTGTCCAGTTTACCGAGGAGTACAGGATTGACCGAGACCAGTGACTCCGCTGCGTCTACTCTGCAG
- the LOC103031822 gene encoding protocadherin alpha-C2 isoform X3, with amino-acid sequence MILTYSVHWTIYRTMDACRRSPQMKRYVVALILFSILKPASAVTHYSIPEEMEEGSVVANLATDLGLDVKTLSKRKIRLDTLSNKKYLDINKETGELFISERIDREHLCISKSATTCMLKLDASIENPVRMFNIELEIIDINDNAPSFRRDMMHLDISESTATGERFSLNNAVDSDIGVNSIKTYYLSDSDHFSIEIQTSRDGSKFTDLILKKTLDREEQAVHNLILTAVDGGVPARSGTASIIVRVLDTNDNAPHFNKDSYTINITENSPTGSLVVKLNATDTDEGSNSEIVYSYSLYTSEKTQETFSLNPDNGEIRVKEMINYEDFRIYDMEIVATDKGVNSLSGKCKVRILITDMNDNHPEISIKSFTSPVKEDIAVGTAIAVVSVSDKDSGENGQIDVHISDKLPFKLKESSDYYYELVVSEPLDREKVPEYEITFTVTDRGTPPLSDNETMTLELLDVNDNVPQFSQLFYTIQVKENNAPGELLSSLTAHDPDLHENQYLVYFIIEKEIVNTSMSMLFSINPENGNLYALKTFDYEIEKEFLFHIEARDSGVPPLSSNVTVHVIIMDQNDNTPLIVSPWRAHGSVVEEKIPRSTDKGTLIAKVIAIDTDSVHNSRITYQFLQNTDATLFSLDQYNGEIRTMRMFSYRDSRHQRLVVIAKDNGEPSLSATVTIKLSTVETALKTYADMTEIPEYDIFSDLNLYLVIGLGSVSFLLLITILVTIVLKCQKPKPSKAGPPCRNSVISERNSTIADSTLVSNDAYWYSLFLAETRKGKLVVRQPVPKGSRYIVSSIPRSTGLTETSDSAASTLQYSK; translated from the exons ATGATACTTACTTACAGTGTTCACTGGACAATATATCGAACAATGGATGCTTGCAGAAGAAGTCCGCAGATGAAAAGGTACGTTGTCGCCTTGATATTGTTCTCCATTTTAAAACCAGCATCAGCTGTTACCCATTACTCTATACCTGAAGAAATGGAGGAAGGCTCTGTGGTAGCCAATTTAGCAACCGACCTTGGACTGGACGTTAAGACACTGAGCAAAAGAAAGATAAGGCTGGATACATTGTCTAATAAGAAATATTTGGACATTAACAAAGAGACAGGCGAGCTTTTCATCTCGGAGAGGATCGATAGAGAACATCTTTGCATTTCTAAGTCAGCAACGACGTGCATGTTGAAGCTGGATGCAAGCATCGAAAACCCTGTGAGGATGTTTAACATCGAACTGGAAATAATTGACATTAACGACAACGCGCCCAGTTTCAGAAGGGATATGATGCATTTAGACATTTCTGAGTCAACCGCAACTGGCGAAAGATTTTCATTGAACAATGCAGTCGATTCAGATATTGGTGTAAATTCTATAAAAACATATTATCTTAGCGACAGTGATCACTTTTCAATTGAAATACAAACGAGTCGTGATGGGTCAAAATTCACAGATTTAATTCTGAAAAAGACGCTTGATAGAGAGGAGCAGGCTGTTCATAATTTAATACTCACTGCTGTAGATGGAGGAGTGCCCGCGCGCTCTGGCACAGCCAGCATTATTGTCCGCGTGCTGGATACTAATGACAACGCCCCGCACTTTAATAAAGACAGTTACACCATCAACATAACAGAGAACTCACCGACAGGAAGCCTTGTTGTTAAATTAAATGCAACAGATACAGATGAAGGGTCAAATTCCGAAATCGTGTATTCCTATAGTTTATATACGTCAGAGAAAACGCAGGAAACATTCAGCTTAAATCCAGACAATGGTGAAATAAGAGTTAAAGAAATGATTAATTATGAAGATTTCAGGATTTATGATATGGAAATCGTGGCAACAGATAAAGGAGTGAACTCATTGTCTGGGAAATGCAAAGTAAGAATTTTAATCACGGATATGAATGACAACCATCCTGAAATTTCAATAAAGTCTTTTACTAGTCCAGTTAAGGAGGATATAGCTGTAGGTACAGCCATTGCAGTTGTCAGTGTGAGTGATAAAGATTCAG GAGAAAATGGCCAAATAGATGTTCATATATCTGATAAGTTGCCATTCAAACTTAAAGAGTCGTCTGATTATTATTATGAGCTCGTGGTATCAGAACCATTAGACCGTGAAAAAGTTCCAGAATATGAAATCACATTTACCGTCACTGACAGAGGAACTCCTCCGTTATCTGATAATGAAACTATGACTCTAGAACTACTGGATGTGAACGACAACGTTCCACAGTTTTCACAATTATTCTACACCATTCAGGTGAAGGAAAATAACGCACCAGGAGAACTACTGAGCTCCCTCACAGCACATGACCCAGACCTCCATGAAAACCAGTATCTGGTTTATTTCATAATAGAAAAAGAAATAGTGAACACCTCCATGTCCATgctgttctccataaatccagagAATGGAAACCTTTACGCACTTAAGACTTTTGATTATGAGATAGAGAAGGAGTTCCTTTTCCATATTGAAGCCAGAGACTCTGGCGTTCCCCCGCTCAGCAGCAACGTGACCGTTCACGTCATTATAATGGACCAGAACGACAACACACCACTTATAGTGTCTCCATGGCGCGCGCACGGGtcagtggtggaggagaaaatcCCCAGATCCACCGATAAAGGAACTTTGATAGCCAAAGTGATCGCTATTGACACTGACTCAGTGCACAACTCCCGGATCACGTACCAGTTCCTCCAGAACACTGATGCTACTTTATTCAGCTTGGACCAGTACAACGGAGAGATTAGGACCATGAGGATGTTCAGTTACAGAGACTCGCGCCACCAGCGGCTGGTGGTGATCGCCAAGGACAACGGAGAGCCCTCGCTTTCTGCTACAGTCACCATCAAACTGTCTACGGTGGAGACCGCGCTCAAAACCTACGCGGATATGACTGAAATTCCTGAATATGACATCTTTTCCGACTTGAACCTGTATCTGGTGATCGGACTGGGCTCTGTATCATTTCTCTTACTCATCACCATACTGGTGACCATCGTGCTGAAATGTCAGAAACCCAAACCCAGCAAAGCAG
- the LOC103031822 gene encoding protocadherin alpha-C2 isoform X6 has protein sequence MDARRSRSRPLIKRYVVALMLFFGIKSASAVTHYSIPEEMEEGSVVANLATDLGLDVKTLSKRKIRLDTLSNKKYLDINKETGELFISERIDREHVCNTKSATTCILKLDATIENPVRMFNIELEILDINDNAPHFRRDTMHLDISESTAAGERFSLNNAVDPDIGVNSIKTYYLSDSDHFSIEIQTSRDGSKFTDLILKKTLDREEQAVHNLILTAVDGGVPARSGTASIIVRVLDTNDNAPQFDKDSYNINIMENSPIGSLVVKLNATDEDEGSNSEIRYSYSLYTSEKTQETFSLNEDNGEIRVKEMINYEDFRIYDMEIVATDKGVNSLSGKCKVRILITDMNDNHPEISIKSFTSPVKEDITVGTVIAVVSVSDKDSGENGQIDVHIFNKLPFKLRESSDNYYELVVSEPLDREKVPEYDITFTVTDRGTPPLSDNETMTLELLDVNDNVPQFSQSFYTIQVKENNAPGELLSSITAHDPDLHENQYLVYFIIEREIVNTSMSMLFSINPENGNLYALKTFDYEIENEFLFHIEARDSGVPPLSSNVTVHIIIMDQNDNTPLIVSPWRAHGSVVEEKIPRSTDKGTLIAKVIAIDTDSVHNSRITYQFLQNTDATLFSLDQYNGEIRTMRMFSYRDSRHQRLVVIAKDNGEPSLSATVTIKLSTVETALKTYADMTEIPEYDIFSDLNLYLVIGLGSVSFLLLITILVTIVLKCQKPKPSKAGPPCRNSVISERNSTIADSTLVSNDAYWYSLFLAETRKGKLVVRQPVPKGSRYIVSSIPRSTGLTETSDSAASTLQASTTTSSSSS, from the exons ATGGATGCTAGAAGAAGCAGAAGTCGTCCGCTGATAAAAAGGTACGTTGTCGCCTTGATGTTGTTCTTCGGTATAAAGTCAGCCTCAGCTGTTACCCATTATTCTATACCTGAAGAAATGGAGGAAGGCTCTGTGGTAGCCAATTTAGCAACCGACCTTGGACTGGACGTTAAGACACTGAGCAAGAGAAAGATAAGGCTGGATACGTTGTCTAATAAGAAATACTTGGACATTAACAAAGAGACAGGTGAGCTTTTCATCTCGGAGAGGATTGACAGAGAACATGTATGCAACACTAAGTCAGCAACGACGTGCATTTTGAAGCTTGATGCAACCATTGAAAACCCTGTGCGAATGTTTAACATCGAGCTGGAAATACTTGATATTAACGACAATGCGCCGCATTTTAGAAGGGACACGATGCATTTAGACATTTCTGAGTCAACCGCAGCTGGCGAACGATTCTCACTAAACAATGCCGTGGATCCTGATATCGGTGTAAATTCAATAAAAACTTATTATCTCAGCGACAGTGATCACTTTTCTATTGAAATACAAACGAGTAGAGATGGGTCAAAATTTACAGATTTAATTCTGAAAAAGACGCTTGATAGAGAGGAGCAGGCTGTTCATAATTTAATCCTCACTGCTGTAGATGGTGGAGTTCCTGCGCGCTCTGGCACAGCCAGCATCATTGTTCGCGTGTTGGATACGAACGACAACGCCCCACAGTTTGATAAAGACAGTTATAACATAAATATAATGGAAAACTCACCTATAGGAAGCCTTGTGGTTAAATTAAATGCAACAGATGAAGATGAAGGGTCAAACTCCGAAATCAGATATTCATATAGTTTATACACGTCAGAAAAAACGCAGGAAACGTTCAGCTTAAACGAAGATAACGGTGAAATCAGAGTTAAAGAAATGATTAATTACGAGGATTTCAGGATTTATGATATGGAAATTGTGGCAACAGATAAAGGAGTTAATTCATTGTCTGGGAAATGCAAAGTAAGAATTTTAATCACGGATATGAATGATAACCATCCTGAAATTTCCATTAAGTCTTTTACTAGCCCAGTTAAGGAAGATATAACTGTAGGTACAGTCATTGCAGTTGTCAGTGTGAGTGATAAAGATTCAGGAGAAAATGGTCAAATAGATGttcatatatttaataaactGCCCTTTAAGCTCAGAGAGTCTTCTGATAATTATTATGAGCTTGTAGTGTCAGAACCGTTAGATCGCGAAAAAGTTCCAGAATATGACATCACATTTACTGTCACTGACAGAGGAACTCCTCCTTTATCTGATAATGAAACCATGACTCTAGAACTACTGGACGTGAACGACAACGTTCCTCAGTTTTCACAATCATTCTACACCATTCAGGTGAAGGAAAATAACGCACCCGGAGAATTACTAAGCTCAATAACAGCACATGACCCAGACCTCCATGAAAACCAGTATCTGGTTTATTTCATTATAGAAAGGGAAATAGTAAACACCTCCATGTCCATgctgttctccataaatccagagAACGGAAAC CTTTACGCACTAAAGACGTTTGATTATGAGATAGAGAATGAGTTCCTTTTCCACATCGAGGCCAGAGACTCTGGTGTTCCTCCGCTCAGCAGTAACGTGACCGTTCACATCATTATAATGGACCAGAATGACAACACACCACTTATAGTGTCTCCATGGCGCGCGCACGGCtcagtggtggaggagaaaatcCCCAGATCCACCGATAAAGGAACTCTAATAGCCAAAGTGATCGCTATTGACACTGACTCAGTGCACAACTCCCGGATCACGTACCAGTTCCTCCAGAACACTGATGCTACTTTATTCAGCTTGGACCAGTACAACGGAGAGATTAGGACCATGAGGATGTTCAGTTACAGAGACTCTCGCCACCAGCGGCTGGTGGTGATCGCCAAGGACAACGGAGAGCCCTCGCTCTCTGCTACAGTCACCATCAAACTGTCCACGGTGGAGACCGCGCTCAAAACCTACGCGGATATGACTGAAATTCCTGAATATGACATCTTTTCAGACTTGAAC CTGTATCTGGTGATCGGACTGGGCTCTGTATCATTTCTCTTACTCATCACCATACTGGTGACCATCGTGCTGAAATGTCAGAAACCCAAACCCAGCAAAGCAGGTCCTCCCTGTAGGAACAGTGTGATCAGTGAGAGGAACTCTACCATCGCAGATTCCACCCTGGTCTCCAACGATGCCTACTGGTACAGTTTGTTTCTGGCAGAGACGAGGAAAGGAAAGCTGGTAGTTAGACAACCTGTGCCAAAGGGGTCGAGATACATTGTGTCCAGTATACCCAGGAGTACAGGACTGACCGAGACCAGTGACTCAGCTGCGTCCACCCTGCAG
- the LOC103031822 gene encoding protocadherin alpha-C2 isoform X13 — translation MGNLTKAQLPRYVTFFLFFFVFLNGANAVTHYSIPEEMEEGSVVANLATDLGLDVKTLSRRKMRLDIISSKKYLDVNKETGELYILEKMDREYLCISKTATTCFIKMEVILEDPVRIFNIEIEIVDINDNAPQFRRDSIHLDISESTSAGERFSLSNAVDPDIGANSIKTYFLSESEYFDIEIQTGRDSSKFADLILRRALDRETQAIHNLILTAVDGGVPARSGTASIIVRVLDTNDNAPKFDKETFKINLMENSPIGSLVVKLNATDLDEGLNSDIVYSFSLYTSEKTQETFSLNHDNGEIRVKDIINYEDFRIYDMEVIATDKGANSLSGQCKVTILITDMNDNHPEISIKSFKSPVKEDIAVGTVIAVVSVSDKDSGENGQIDVYISDKLPFILRESSDNYYELVVSEPLDREKVPEYDITFTVTDRGTPPLSDNETMTLELLDVNDNVPQFSQSFYTIQVKENNAPGELLSSLTAHDPDLHENQYLVYFIIEKEIVNTSMSMLFSINPENGNLYALKTFDYEIEKEFLFHIEARDSGVPPLSSNVTVHIIIMDQNDNTPLIVSPWRAHGSVVEEKIPRSTDKGTLIAKVIAIDTDSVHNSRITYQFLQNTDATLFSLDQYNGEIRTMRMFSYRDSRHQRLVVIAKDNGEPSLSATVTIKLSTVETALKTYADMTEIPEYDIFSDLNLYLVIGLGSVSFLLLITILVTIVLKCQKPKPSKAGPPCRNSVISERNSTIADSTLVSNDAYWYSLFLAETRKGKLVVRQPVPKGSRYIVSSLPRSTGLTETSDSAASTLQYSK, via the exons ATGGGGAACTTAACGAAGGCACAGCTACCGAGGTACGTGacgttctttctttttttctttgttttcttaaaCGGAGCAAACGCCGTGACACACTATTCAATCCCCGAAGAAATGGAAGAAGGATCTGTAGTGGCAAATTTAGCTACAGATTTGGGACTGGATGTTAAAACACTGAGCAGAAGAAAAATGAGGTTAGATATTATTTCAAGTAAGAAGTATCTTGACGTGAACAAAGAAACTGGTGAGCTTTACATTTTGGAGAAAATGGATAGAGAGTATCTTTGCATTTCAAAAACAGCAACAACATGCTTCATTAAAATGGAAGTAATACTTGAAGATCCCGTACGGATATTTAACATCGAAATAGAAATTGTGGATATAAACGATAACGCACCTCAGTTTCGTAGGGATTCAATTCATTTGGATATATCCGAGTCCACCTCCGCGGGTGAGCGTTTCTCTCTCAGTAATGCAGTTGACCCGGACATAGGGGCAAACTCAATTAAAACCTATTTTCTTAGTGAGAGCGAGTATTTTGACATAGAAATACAAACCGGTAGAGACAGTTCAAAATTTGCTGATTTAATTCTTAGACGAGCTTTGGATAGAGAAACACAAGCCATTCACAATTTGATCCTCACTGCAGTGGACGGCGGAGTCCCTGCGCGTTCCGGCACGGCAAGCATTATTGTACGCGTTTTGGACACCAATGACAACGCCCCGAAATTCGACAAAGAAACTTTTAAGATAAATTTAATGGAAAACTCCCCAATTGGAAGCCTCGTTGTAAAGTTAAACGCCACGGATCTGGATGAAGGATTAAATTCAGACATAGTTTACTCGTTTAGCCTTTACACATCAGAAAAAACACAAGAGACGTTTAGTTTAAACCACGATAATGGCGAAATTAGAGTAAAAGATATTATTAACTATGAAGATTTTAGGATTTATGACATGGAGGTAATCGCAACAGATAAAGGAGCTAATAGTCTCTCTGGGCAATGTAAAGTAACCATTTTAATCACAGATATGAATGATAACCATCCTGAAATTTCAATTAAATCATTCAAAAGTCCTGTAAAAGAGGACATAGCTGTCGGCACAGTCATTGCAGTTGTCAGTGTAAGTGATAAAGATTCAGGTGAAAATGGTCAAATAGATGTTTATATATCTGATAAGCTGCCATTTATTCTCAGAGAGTCTTCTGATAATTATTATGAGCTTGTAGTGTCAGAACCGTTAGACCGTGAAAAAGTTCCAGAATATGACATCACATTTACCGTCACTGACAGAGGAACTCCTCCGTTATCTGATAATGAAACCATGACTCTAGAACTACTGGACGTGAACGACAACGTTCCTCAGTTTTCACAATCATTCTACACCATTCAGGTGAAGGAAAATAACGCACCAGGAGAACTACTGAGCTCCCTCACAGCACATGACCCAGACCTCCATGAAAACCAGTATCTAGTTTATTTCATCATAGAAAAAGAAATAGTGAACAC CTCCATGTCCATgctgttctccataaatccagagAATGGAAACCTTTATGCACTAAAGACGTTtgattatgagatagaaaaggagTTCCTTTTCCACATCGAGGCCAGAGACTCTGGTGTTCCTCCGCTCAGCAGCAACGTGACCGTTCACATCATTATAATGGACCAGAACGACAACACACCACTTATAGTGTCTCCATGGCGCGCGCACGGCtcagtggtggaggagaaaatcCCCAGATCCACCGATAAAGGAACTCTGATAGCCAAAGTGATCGCTATTGACACTGACTCAGTGCACAACTCCCGGATCACGTACCAGTTCCTTCAAAACACTGATGCTACTTTATTCAGCTTGGACCAGTACAATGGAGAAATTCGGACCATGAGGATGTTCAGTTACAGAGACTCTCGCCACCAGCGGCTGGTGGTGATCGCCAAGGACAACGGAGAGCCCTCGCTCTCTGCTACAGTCACCATCAAACTGTCCACGGTGGAGACCGCGCTCAAAACCTACGCGGATATGACTGAAATTCCTGAATATGACATATTTTCAGACTTGAATCTGTATCTGGTGATCGGATTGGGCTCTGTGTCATTTCTTTTACTCATCACCATACTGGTGACCATCGTGCTGAAGTGTCAGAAACCTAAACCCAGCAAAGCAGGTCCCCCCTGTAGGAACAGTGTGATCAGTGAGAGGAACTCTACTATCGCTGATTCCACCCTGGTCTCCAACGATGCCTACTGGTACAGTTTGTTTCTGGCAGAGACGAGGAAAGGAAAGCTGGTAGTTAGGCAGCCTGTGCCAAAGGGGTCGAGATACATTGTGTCCAGTTTACCGAGGAGTACAGGATTGACCGAGACCAGTGACTCCGCTGCGTCTACTCTGCAG